TGAATACGAAGACACTGATAATCCGGTATGCAGCGCAGACGAAACGGCGGCATACCTCGGCACCATCACACAGGAGCATCCGTTTGTGGCGCTCCCCTACACGGGGCTGGCGCAGGAAGGTCCCGAGGACACGGCGCCGGTTGTGAACACGGCATCCTGTATCATGATGAAGGATGCAGGATTTGAGCTGGTGCTGCCGGATGCAGAGGTGATCAATACCGGAAATGATGCGTATTCGGAGGAGAATTATCTGTTCACGGGTCAGACTTCGGTGCAGGCGTATCTCTATAAAGAAAACCTGGAATACAGGGAAACTTCGGCGATCTCAAACTGGTATCGCGGCAGAACGACAGAAAATGTGATGTTTACCGATGTGACAGAGCTGCAGTCGTATGGCAGTGCCCCCTCCCTGTCAGTTGAAATGGCAGCGTCAGCGCTGCCGGATAAGGCATATGAGATCACATCCCGCACCAGGAGATGGCTTGTCTATCAGCTTGCGGTGACGGACAGTGAAGATAATCTGTATGTAAAGAGATACCTGAGCGCGTACGGAGAGGGGACGAGTGATATTACGACGCGTCTGCTGCTGCCGGAAGAATTCGCACAGTTTGCAGGAAGGAATCTGAGGGTCCGCATTGCATCCATTGATGGGGCGGGCGGTAACCTCAGTGAGTGGACGGAATGGATGGATCTTATCATTCCGCCTGCAGCCGAGAAGCAGGTTCCGACGGAGGAGACCGGGGCGGATCAGAAATCGGCTCAGGTTGAACCGGCGGAAGATACTGCGGCAGAAGATCGTACCGGATGGGCGAATGAGAACGAGGATATCGTGACAGAGCATGAGACAGAGTCCCACAGGGAAACAGAAATAATCGAACCGGTCATTGCAGAAGAAGATGAAATGACTGACTAGAATGGAAAGGAGGATGCGGGCAGTGAAGAAAAAAACACTGACAAAAAAAGATGGTTCAGCACTCTTGGTTGCGATTATTATCATGGCCGTTGTGATGATGCTCAGTCTCGCGCTGATGCTCGTATCCTTCAATCTGTATGCCACTGCTTCAAGACAGCAGAACACGGCACAGTGCAAGGAACTGGCGCAGAGCCTGAGCAAGGAACTGAGAAGTGAGGTAACCATTCCGCCTTTTGATTCCTATGCCGACCAGAGAGCAGCGTATGAGGCAGGAAGATATCCAATTTGGTTTTACCTGAGGTATAATATATGGCAGAGCAGCTGGGTATCCTATGATGCAGAACTGCCAGGACAAACCGCAAAATTTGCACATCGGTATTTTAAGTTGACTCCTTCAGACTCTGCATCAGATGCGGCTCAGCTGATGGATAACATTTCTATTTTGATGTATTGGGAAGCAGAAGAGGGTGCAGATAAAACAGATACGGAACTGATTGTTCAGGTGAGCTGTGAAAAAGGGAAGCAAAAGAGCGTAA
The Ruminococcus gauvreauii genome window above contains:
- a CDS encoding type IV pilus modification PilV family protein, yielding MKKKTLTKKDGSALLVAIIIMAVVMMLSLALMLVSFNLYATASRQQNTAQCKELAQSLSKELRSEVTIPPFDSYADQRAAYEAGRYPIWFYLRYNIWQSSWVSYDAELPGQTAKFAHRYFKLTPSDSASDAAQLMDNISILMYWEAEEGADKTDTELIVQVSCEKGKQKSVITTTYVLNVAEKLYEDAPAEDEDPFNSAVNPKRNTIKPGEIWSWGEGTME